CGGCCAGAATCGCGGGCGTCGCAGTCCCACGCGGATGCTTGGACAGGCTCCTAGGGCAAAGTCGAAATGCCCCGCTCGGAATGCGGACATGAGAGCACGGGCTTTGGGCCGTCGTGCAAGACTGGTATTTGGATCGCGGGGACGTCAGCAGGCCAGCCTCACACCGTTGACGAGGCAGCCGCGTAGGAGAAGCTGACAATGGGCCGCGTCGCCCAGACCGATCGCCTCTGCGAGGCACCAGGAATCCATCTCAAGACCCATGGCCGCTGCGACGCCTGAGAACCCCCCGCGGGCAAGAGGTTAGACCGCCGCACGACCCTGCTCTCCCGCAGGCTCTCCCCCCGAACCGGAGGCCGAGGGGAGAGCCCTGGGACGGCGCTGCACACCGTTACCCGTGCACCATACACATCGGTCGGAGCGCTCGCTCCTGGGTGACTCCTTTTGGGATGTTTCCCCTCGCCCGACCCCACGGCGTCGGTGTGGGCTTGTCAGTACGAGTAGCGGGTCGCCCAGTACTTGTTGCCATCCTCACCGATGGTCGAGATCGTGGCGCCGTTTCCGATCACCGTGAGGTTGATCCTGGTCAGTTGGTGGAACTTGTCCACATTGTCAACCCCAAGCCCGAACTTGCACTTGAGGGTGAACGTGGCGTTGCCAGTCTCCGCATCGAACTCATCCAACTCGATCTCCCAGCCGGCCGACATGGGGTTCTTGTCGGTTGTGGTGAGAAGGATAGGGCCGACAACGGCTCCAACCGGCACGGAGCCCGCGTAAGTGCTCTTGGTAGAATCGGTTGCCCGGATCAACTCGGCGACCGACCATTGGCCATCCCCAGCCCCGTTCCCAAACTCATCCCCGATGTCCCAGATGGCAAGGTCCCCAGTCGGCGCCGGGAGCACGAATATCTTGTCCGCAGCGTGGATGCTGGCGTTGAAGATGGCGCCCACGACGGCCTGTCGGTTGGCCGCGGAGACGCCGATCTCGAAGGTGTCCATCGCCTTCTGCACGATTTCGCCCGTGGCAGGGTTGACCTGGCTGTTTCCGGCCAGCCGCTTCGAAGTGCCCTGGTAGGCGATGCCAGACCCTGCGGAGCCCGTGCTCTTCACGCAGATGTACTTGATGCCTCCCAGCTCGATCCGGCCAGGGCCTTCGTCGGGCGACTCCACCTCGGCCATCGCGGTCGTCAGCAGTTGGCCGTAGTCGAGGGTCTTCTGAGGCGACAGCCCGGAGACTCGCTTGACCTCGCCGGCGGTCAGCAGCGCGATCACCGAAGTGCCGTCAGGCATGGCAAACCCCGTCAGGAACCTGTGCGGCGAGTCGAGCGTCGAGAGTGAAGGCTCAACGTAGAGCAGGCTCAGGCACTCCCCCAGGGTGAGCTCGCCGCCCAAGGGGTTTGCGAACACCTTGGGGTTGGGAACGAACGGCGCCAGGGCCTCGGACAAGTCGCAGCCCTGCGGAGGATAGCAGCCGTTCTTGTGGAAGTACAGTTCGAGGCCGACGCCGATCTGTTTCAGGTTGTTCTCGGCCTCGGCAATCCGGGCTTGCTGGCGCGCGGAACCGTACAGGGAGAAGCCCAGAGAGAGCAGGAGCCCCAGGATCACCACGGCCGCCACGACCTCGACCAGGCTGGCGGCAGTCTTCTTCGGCCTGCGGTTGAGGAACGATATCACGACTTCCCTCCTTCTTGCGTAGAGAGCAGCGGCGGCACCAGTGGCGAGAAAGAACCGCACTCGCGAGACACTGCGCCCGCGGTGCGGTGGATGCGACCCCCGCCGCACTCGCCACGGCAGCCGCCCCGGCCAGAGCGAACCATCTGTGCCTGTAGTAACACCTCCTTCGTGGTCGAATCGCTGTTCCCAAGTGGGCCGGGGCGGATGGCTGCCCTCCGTGGACCCGCAGCCTGGAACCCCACGGCGGTCGGCTGGGAACAGGTGGAGTCGGCCTGCGCGCCAACCCCACAAGGTCGTCCCCTGAAACCACTCAAGTTTGACACGGAACCCCCAAGCCGCTTGCGACATCGTGAGGCCGCATAGCTCGGAGCGAGCTTCGGCCTCGAACGCGCAAGAAAATACCATGCGGGTGTCGGGAGGCAAATCAGGGGGCCGTATTATTCATGTCACGCGAGATCAATGATTTATGGCTAGTAGAACTGTGTGAGGCGCGGTGGCTGGCGGGGCGCCGCATGCGCATGGCGATGGCGGACCGGGCGGCCGTTCGAGGGGCGAAGTCATCCGATGGGGCGGTCTGGTCGCCTCAAGCCATTGCCAGAGTTGAAGATAGATCAAGCAGGGGGGGAAACGGCTGGGTGGGGGGTGCGCCGGCGTGGGCCGGCGCACCCCCTGCGCAGATAGCTGGCTCAGTCCTTCAGCCACTCGGTGTGGAAGCTGCCGGGCCTGTCCACCCGCTCGTAGGTGTGGGCGCCGAAGTAGTCGCGCTGGGCCTGGATCAGGTTGGCGGGCAGGCGGCTGCGGCGATAGCTGTCGAAGTAGGCGAGGGCCGAGCTGAAGGCCGGCACCGGGATGCCCATCATGCTGGCCGCGGCGATGACTTCGCGCCAGCTCGCCTGGGCCTTCTCGACGATGTCCTTGAAGTACGGGTCGAGCAGCAGGTTGGGCAGGGCGGGGTTGCGGTCGAAGGCTTCCTTGATACGGTGCAGGAAGCGTGCCCGAATGATGCATCCGCCGCGCCAGATCATGGCCAGGTCGCCGAAGCGGATGTCCCAGTGGTACTCCTTGGCGGCCTCGCGGATGAGGGCGAAGCCCTGGGCGTAGGAGCAGACTTTGGAGGCATAGAGGGCTTGGCGGATCTTCTCGATGGCTTCGGCGCGGTTAATCTCCCAGCGGACGTCCATGGGCCCGACCAATTGCTGGGAAGCGGCGACACGTTCGTTCTTGATGGCCGAGATGCAGCGGGCGAAGACGGCTTCGGCGATGGTGGGGGCCGCGACGCCGAGCTCCAGGGCGTTCTGGCTCGTCCACGCGCCCGTGCCCTTCTGGCCCGCCTTGTCGAGGATCACCTCCACGAGGGCGTTGCCTGTGTCGGGGTCCACCTTCGTGAAGATGTCGGCGGTGATCTGGATGAGGTAGGAGTCGAGGTCGCCGCGGTTCCATTCGGCGAACACCTGGTGGAGTTCGCTGGCCGACAGGCCGAGCGCGTTGGCCATGATGAAGTAGGCTTCGGAGATGAGCTGCATGTCGCCGTACTCGATGCCGTTGTGCACCATCTTGACGTAGTGGCCCGCGCCGTCGGGGCCGATGTAGGTGCAGCAGGGGTCGTTGCCCACCTGGGCGGCGATCCGGGTGAATATGGGCTTCACGAGCGTCCAGGCCTTCTTCTGGCCGCCGGGCATGATGGCGGGTCCGTGGAGGGCGCCTTCCTCGCCGCCGCTCACGCCGGTGCCGATGTAGAGCAGGCCCTTGGCCTCGAGGGCTTTGTTGCGGCGAATGGTGTCCTTGAACAGCGAGTTGCCGCCGTCAATGATCAGGTCGCCCTTCTCGAGCAGGGGCACGAGCTTCTTAATGAAGTCGTCCACCGGCTGGCCCGCCTTGACCATGAGCATGATCTTGCGAGGGCGCTTGATCGAGGCGACGAAGGCCTTGAGGCTGTACGAGGGGAGGATGCGCTTGTTCCCCTTGGCGGGGCCCTCGACCATTTCCTTGGTGCGGGCGGCGGTGCGGTTATACACGGCGCAGGTGAAGCCCTTGCTGGCGACGTTGAGTGCCAGGTTCTGGCCCATGACCGCGAGGCCGATGATGCCGAAACTGGCCTGTGGTTTGGCCGGCGGGTTCGATGCCTTTGGCATGTGCGGACCACCCTTTCTGTTGTGGGACGGCGTGCAAGCGCCTTGCGCTTGTCGTGCCAGTATCTTAGCGGGTGGCCCGGATGGCGTCAAGTCGGGTGAGGAGCGCGAGATGGATGGGTCGGGCGTTGGAGGGACGGTCGGGCTATGGGGTGGGGGTCGGAACGCCCGTGGAGGCGCGAATCAGCTCTCGGCGCGGATCGGGGAGCAGCGACCTCAGGCGGTAGTCCAAGGTGAGTTCGACGCCGCGCCGGCGCAGTGTCTCCAGAGTCAGCACGTCACCTGCCTTCGCACAGTCGGCGATGTCCACCCGCCGCAGCTTGGGCAGAGCGGTGAGGGGACGCAGTGTGTGGAGCTTGGCGCAGGAGCGCAGGATCAGGACCTCGAGGGCGCGCAGGTCGGCCAGAGGGGAGAGGTCCGACAGCTTGTCGGTGTCTGCGATGCGGAGCGACCGGAGCTGGGGGAGGGCGGCCAGGAAGCCGAGATCGCTCTGGGCGCCTCTGCCGTTCACGGCGAGGGATTCGAGGTTCTTGAGGGCCGCGAGGGAGCTGAGGTCGGTGCACGAGGCGCTGGTCTCGATCTCGAGATGCCTGAGGGCTGGCAACGTTGCCAGCGGAGCGAAATCGAGCGACCTTGGGCACGAGAGGCGCAGCGACTTCAGATGGGGCAGACTCGCCAGCGGGTCGAGCTTGCGCACGGAGCCGGTGAGCGTGATGTCGAGGTGGGTG
The Planctomycetota bacterium genome window above contains:
- the gndA gene encoding NADP-dependent phosphogluconate dehydrogenase, coding for MPKASNPPAKPQASFGIIGLAVMGQNLALNVASKGFTCAVYNRTAARTKEMVEGPAKGNKRILPSYSLKAFVASIKRPRKIMLMVKAGQPVDDFIKKLVPLLEKGDLIIDGGNSLFKDTIRRNKALEAKGLLYIGTGVSGGEEGALHGPAIMPGGQKKAWTLVKPIFTRIAAQVGNDPCCTYIGPDGAGHYVKMVHNGIEYGDMQLISEAYFIMANALGLSASELHQVFAEWNRGDLDSYLIQITADIFTKVDPDTGNALVEVILDKAGQKGTGAWTSQNALELGVAAPTIAEAVFARCISAIKNERVAASQQLVGPMDVRWEINRAEAIEKIRQALYASKVCSYAQGFALIREAAKEYHWDIRFGDLAMIWRGGCIIRARFLHRIKEAFDRNPALPNLLLDPYFKDIVEKAQASWREVIAAASMMGIPVPAFSSALAYFDSYRRSRLPANLIQAQRDYFGAHTYERVDRPGSFHTEWLKD